Proteins from one Mycolicibacter virginiensis genomic window:
- the acpM gene encoding meromycolate extension acyl carrier protein AcpM, translated as MAASQEEIIAGLAEIIEEVTGIEPSEVTVEKSFVDDLDIDSLSMVEIAVQTEDKYGVKIPDEDLAGLRTVGDVVGYIQKLEAENPEAAAALREKFGSES; from the coding sequence GTGGCTGCCAGCCAGGAAGAAATCATCGCCGGTCTCGCGGAGATCATCGAAGAGGTGACCGGTATCGAGCCGAGCGAGGTCACCGTCGAGAAGTCCTTCGTCGACGACCTGGACATCGACTCGCTGTCGATGGTGGAGATCGCGGTTCAGACCGAAGACAAGTACGGCGTGAAGATCCCGGACGAGGACCTCGCCGGTCTGCGCACCGTCGGTGACGTGGTGGGCTACATCCAGAAGCTCGAGGCCGAGAACCCCGAGGCCGCCGCCGCGCTGCGCGAGAAGTTCGGTTCCGAGAGCTAA
- a CDS encoding peroxiredoxin, with amino-acid sequence MLEVGAQAPDFTLKDQNQQQVTLSSFRGEKNVLLVFFPLAFTGICQGELDQLRDHLPSYVNDDSVALAISVGPPPTHKIWATESGFLFPVLSDFWPHGAVSQDYGVFNSDTGFPNRGTFVIDKSGIIRFAEMKQPGEARDQQLWLDALGALKS; translated from the coding sequence ATGCTGGAAGTCGGCGCGCAGGCCCCTGACTTCACCCTCAAGGACCAGAACCAGCAGCAGGTGACGCTGAGCAGCTTCCGGGGCGAGAAGAACGTTCTGCTGGTGTTTTTCCCGCTGGCCTTCACCGGCATCTGTCAGGGCGAGCTGGATCAGTTGCGGGATCACCTGCCCAGCTACGTCAACGACGACAGTGTGGCGCTGGCGATCTCGGTCGGCCCGCCGCCCACCCACAAGATCTGGGCGACCGAGAGCGGGTTCCTGTTCCCGGTGCTCTCGGATTTCTGGCCGCACGGCGCCGTCAGCCAGGACTACGGGGTGTTCAACTCCGACACCGGCTTTCCCAACCGCGGCACGTTCGTCATCGACAAGTCCGGCATCATCCGGTTCGCCGAGATGAAGCAGCCCGGTGAGGCACGCGACCAGCAGCTCTGGCTCGATGCTCTGGGTGCCCTCAAGTCGTGA
- a CDS encoding ACP S-malonyltransferase, whose amino-acid sequence MIALLAPGQGSQTPGMLAPWLESAGADAAREQLAAWSEIAGLDLIALGTTATAEEITDTAVTQPLVVAATLLAHAELVKRRNGPVSGSDVIVAGHSVGEIAAYAIAGVISPDDAVMLAATRGREMAKACALEPTGMAAVLGGDEAEVLTRLEQLDLTPANRNAVGQIVAAGPLPALDKLAEDPPAKARVRKLATAGAFHTQYMAPALEAYAAAVEQVKASGVSEPTATLLSNRDGQPVTSAAEALEHLVAQLTRPVRWDLCTETLRAREVTAIVEFPPAGTLAGIAKRELRGTPTHAVKSPADLDGLPEF is encoded by the coding sequence GTGATTGCGTTGCTCGCTCCCGGACAGGGATCTCAGACCCCCGGCATGCTCGCGCCGTGGCTGGAATCGGCCGGCGCCGATGCCGCCCGCGAGCAGTTGGCCGCCTGGTCGGAGATCGCCGGCCTGGATCTGATCGCGCTGGGCACCACCGCGACCGCCGAGGAGATCACCGACACCGCGGTCACCCAGCCGCTGGTGGTGGCGGCGACCCTGCTGGCCCACGCCGAGCTGGTCAAGCGGCGCAACGGCCCGGTGAGCGGCAGCGACGTGATCGTGGCCGGCCACTCCGTCGGTGAGATCGCCGCCTACGCGATCGCCGGCGTCATCTCCCCCGACGACGCCGTCATGCTGGCCGCCACCCGCGGCCGCGAGATGGCCAAGGCCTGCGCTCTCGAGCCCACCGGCATGGCAGCGGTGCTCGGCGGCGACGAGGCCGAGGTGCTGACCCGCCTCGAGCAACTCGACCTGACCCCGGCCAACCGCAACGCCGTCGGGCAGATCGTGGCCGCCGGCCCGCTGCCGGCCCTGGACAAGCTCGCCGAAGACCCGCCCGCCAAGGCCCGGGTTCGCAAGCTGGCCACCGCCGGGGCGTTCCACACCCAGTACATGGCACCGGCGCTGGAGGCCTACGCCGCCGCCGTCGAGCAGGTCAAGGCGTCCGGCGTTTCGGAACCCACCGCTACCCTGTTGTCCAACCGCGACGGGCAGCCGGTGACGTCGGCGGCCGAGGCACTGGAGCACCTGGTGGCGCAGCTGACCCGGCCGGTGCGTTGGGACCTGTGCACCGAGACGCTCCGCGCCCGGGAGGTCACGGCGATCGTGGAGTTTCCGCCCGCCGGCACGCTGGCCGGTATCGCGAAACGCGAACTTCGGGGGACTCCGACGCACGCCGTCAAATCTCCCGCGGATCTGGACGGGCTTCCCGAGTTCTAG
- a CDS encoding DUF3052 domain-containing protein, protein MVAADNAPSFARKLGIESKQLIQEFGWDEDADDDIRVDVEEAAGSELLDEDTDEVVDVVLLWWRDGDGDLVDTLMDAITALADDGVIWVLTPKTGRSGHVQPAEIAEAAPTAGLMPTSSVNLGDWSASRLVQPKSRAGKR, encoded by the coding sequence GTGGTCGCGGCGGATAACGCCCCGAGCTTCGCCCGTAAACTGGGCATCGAGAGCAAGCAGTTGATCCAGGAGTTCGGCTGGGACGAGGACGCCGACGACGACATCCGTGTCGACGTCGAAGAGGCCGCCGGCAGCGAACTGCTCGACGAGGACACCGACGAGGTGGTCGACGTCGTGCTGCTCTGGTGGCGCGACGGCGATGGTGACTTGGTGGACACCTTGATGGATGCGATCACCGCCTTGGCCGACGATGGGGTGATCTGGGTATTGACGCCCAAGACCGGTCGTTCCGGCCACGTGCAGCCCGCCGAGATCGCCGAGGCGGCGCCGACTGCCGGCCTGATGCCGACGTCGTCGGTCAACCTGGGGGACTGGAGTGCCAGTCGCCTGGTGCAGCCGAAGTCCCGCGCGGGGAAGCGTTGA
- a CDS encoding ArsR/SmtB family transcription factor — translation MHADNGPADRLPEDQVGLIVEVFRMLADATRVQVLWALTSREMSVNELAEHVGKPAPSVSQHLAKLRMARLVRTRREGTTVFYSMENEHVCQLVTDAVFNAEHAGPGVPPHHRAAKNLPATAGEALPQLRQRAIEQGR, via the coding sequence ATGCATGCAGATAATGGTCCAGCGGATCGGTTGCCGGAGGACCAGGTCGGCCTGATCGTCGAGGTATTCCGAATGTTGGCCGACGCCACCCGGGTCCAGGTGCTGTGGGCGCTGACCAGCCGGGAAATGTCGGTCAACGAACTCGCCGAGCACGTCGGCAAACCGGCGCCCTCGGTGTCACAACACCTGGCGAAACTGCGGATGGCGCGGCTCGTGCGCACCCGCCGCGAGGGCACCACGGTTTTCTACAGCATGGAGAACGAGCACGTCTGCCAGCTGGTCACCGACGCCGTCTTCAACGCCGAGCACGCCGGCCCCGGGGTGCCACCGCATCACCGCGCCGCCAAGAATCTCCCGGCTACCGCCGGAGAAGCGTTGCCCCAACTGAGGCAACGCGCCATCGAACAAGGGAGATGA
- a CDS encoding PucR family transcriptional regulator has translation MVDKPATPVLPRSTLDQLSAVPDAILRRLKNYSGRLATQADAVMGERLPFFAELEASQRASVQLVVQTAVVNFAEWMRDPHGNVSHTAQAFALVPQDLTRHIALRHTVDMVRVTMEFFEEVVPLLARSEEQVTALTVGILKYSRDLAFTAASAYADAAEARGTWDSRMEASVVDAVVRGDTGPELLSRAAALNWDTTAPATVVVGTAPPGPDAYAGQKASQDVRDVAERHGRAALTDVHGTWLVAIVSGPLTPTQKFFADLLGAFSDGPVVIGPTAPTLTAAYHSASEAISGMNAVVGWTGAPRPVLARELLPERALIGDASAIAALHTDVMRPLAEAGPTLTETLDAYLDCGGAIEACARKLFVHPNTVRYRLKRVADFTGRDPAVPRDAYVLRVAATVGRLANQAQHASFSTTTMPYATSLAAGAGADEPQVSAEG, from the coding sequence ATGGTTGACAAGCCGGCAACTCCGGTCCTACCGCGCTCCACCCTGGACCAGCTCAGCGCCGTCCCGGACGCCATCCTGCGCCGGCTTAAGAACTACTCGGGCCGGCTGGCCACCCAGGCTGATGCCGTAATGGGCGAGCGGTTGCCGTTCTTCGCCGAATTGGAGGCGTCGCAGCGAGCCAGCGTCCAATTGGTGGTGCAGACCGCGGTGGTCAACTTCGCCGAGTGGATGCGCGACCCGCACGGCAACGTCAGCCACACCGCTCAGGCGTTTGCACTGGTGCCCCAGGACCTGACCCGCCACATCGCGCTGCGGCACACCGTGGACATGGTGCGGGTCACCATGGAGTTCTTCGAGGAGGTCGTGCCGCTGCTGGCCCGCTCCGAGGAGCAGGTGACCGCACTGACGGTAGGCATCCTCAAGTACAGCCGGGACCTGGCGTTCACCGCCGCCTCCGCCTACGCCGACGCCGCGGAGGCGCGGGGCACCTGGGACTCCCGTATGGAAGCCAGCGTGGTCGACGCCGTGGTCCGCGGTGACACCGGTCCGGAGTTGTTGAGCCGCGCAGCCGCGCTGAACTGGGACACCACCGCCCCGGCCACGGTCGTGGTGGGCACCGCACCGCCGGGCCCGGACGCCTACGCCGGGCAGAAGGCCAGCCAAGACGTCCGTGATGTCGCCGAACGCCACGGCCGGGCCGCCCTGACCGACGTGCACGGCACGTGGCTGGTGGCCATCGTGTCGGGCCCACTGACGCCGACCCAGAAGTTCTTCGCCGACCTGCTCGGCGCGTTCTCCGACGGTCCGGTGGTGATCGGACCGACGGCACCGACGCTGACCGCCGCCTATCACAGTGCCAGCGAAGCGATCTCAGGGATGAACGCTGTCGTGGGCTGGACCGGGGCACCGCGGCCGGTGCTGGCTCGCGAGCTACTGCCGGAGCGGGCACTCATTGGCGATGCGTCGGCGATCGCGGCCCTGCACACCGACGTGATGCGGCCGCTGGCCGAGGCCGGCCCCACGCTCACCGAGACGCTGGACGCCTATTTGGACTGCGGCGGTGCGATCGAGGCCTGCGCCCGCAAGTTGTTCGTTCATCCAAACACCGTCCGTTACCGACTCAAGCGGGTCGCCGACTTCACCGGCCGCGATCCAGCCGTACCGCGCGACGCCTATGTCCTGCGGGTCGCCGCCACAGTCGGGCGACTGGCCAACCAGGCGCAGCATGCCAGCTTCAGCACCACAACCATGCCGTACGCCACGTCCCTGGCAGCCGGTGCTGGAGCCGACGAGCCTCAGGTCAGCGCAGAAGGCTGA
- the kasA gene encoding 3-oxoacyl-ACP synthase KasA gives MSSQPSTANGGYPSVVVTAVEATTSVGADIESTWKGLLAGESGIHVLEDEFVSKWDLPVKIGGHLKDPVDDHMGRLDMRRMSYVQRMAKLLGTRLWENAGTPEVDPDRFTVVIGTGLGGGEKIVETYDLMNEGGPRKVSPLAVQMIMPNGAAAVVGLQLGARAGVITPVSACSSGSEAIAHAWRQIVMGDADFAVCGGVEGGIEALPIAAFSMMRAMSTRNDDPEGASRPFDKNRDGFVFGEAGALMIIETEEHAKARGAKPLARLMGAGITSDAFHMVAPGPDGKRAGRAMTRSLELAGLSAKDVDHINAHGTATPIGDTAEANAIREAGCQHAAVYAPKSALGHSIGAVGALESVLTVLSLRDGVIPPTLNYETPDPEIDLDIVAGEPRYGDYKYAINNSFGFGGHNVALAFGRY, from the coding sequence GTGTCCTCTCAGCCTTCTACGGCCAACGGCGGTTACCCGAGTGTGGTGGTAACCGCCGTTGAGGCCACGACTTCAGTCGGGGCGGACATCGAGAGCACGTGGAAGGGCTTGCTCGCCGGTGAGAGCGGCATTCACGTGCTCGAAGACGAGTTCGTCAGCAAGTGGGACCTGCCGGTCAAGATCGGCGGCCACTTGAAGGATCCGGTCGACGACCACATGGGCCGGCTGGACATGCGGCGCATGTCCTACGTCCAGCGGATGGCCAAGCTGCTCGGCACTCGCCTCTGGGAGAACGCCGGCACGCCTGAGGTGGACCCTGACCGGTTCACCGTGGTGATCGGCACCGGTCTGGGCGGTGGCGAGAAGATCGTCGAGACCTATGACCTGATGAACGAGGGCGGCCCCCGCAAGGTGTCCCCGCTGGCCGTTCAGATGATCATGCCCAACGGTGCGGCCGCGGTGGTCGGCCTGCAGCTCGGCGCTCGCGCCGGGGTCATCACCCCGGTGTCGGCCTGTTCGTCGGGTTCGGAGGCGATTGCGCACGCGTGGCGTCAGATCGTCATGGGCGACGCGGACTTCGCGGTCTGCGGTGGTGTCGAAGGCGGCATCGAGGCACTGCCGATCGCGGCGTTCTCGATGATGCGCGCGATGTCGACCCGCAACGACGACCCCGAGGGTGCGTCGCGGCCGTTCGACAAGAACCGGGACGGCTTCGTCTTCGGTGAAGCCGGCGCGCTGATGATCATCGAGACCGAGGAGCACGCCAAGGCACGCGGCGCCAAGCCGCTGGCCCGGTTGATGGGTGCCGGAATCACCTCCGACGCCTTCCACATGGTGGCTCCCGGCCCCGACGGCAAGCGGGCCGGCCGTGCGATGACCCGGTCGTTGGAGTTGGCGGGCCTGTCCGCCAAGGACGTCGACCACATCAACGCACACGGAACGGCCACTCCGATCGGTGACACGGCCGAGGCGAACGCGATCCGGGAAGCCGGTTGCCAGCACGCCGCGGTCTACGCACCCAAGTCGGCGCTGGGCCACTCCATTGGGGCGGTCGGTGCGCTGGAGTCGGTGTTGACGGTGCTCTCGCTGCGTGACGGGGTCATCCCCCCGACGCTGAACTACGAGACGCCGGACCCCGAGATCGATCTGGACATCGTTGCGGGCGAGCCCCGGTACGGCGACTACAAGTACGCCATCAACAATTCATTCGGGTTTGGTGGGCACAACGTCGCGCTCGCCTTTGGGCGGTACTGA
- the kasB gene encoding 3-oxoacyl-ACP synthase KasB, with the protein MSTLATGKGLPNVVVTGYAMTTALAADGENTWKKLLDGQSGIRKLTDSFVEEYDLPVRIGGHLVETPESFDEGLNRTELRRLSYLQKMALVLSRRAWEHAGSPEVDTRRLMVSIGTGMGSSEELVWAYDGMRERGLKAVSPLVVQKYMPNGAAAAVGLDRQAKAGVITPISACASGSEGIAHAWQQIVLGEADMAICGGVETRIEAVPIAGFAQMRIVLSTSNDDPEGACRPFDRDRNGFVFGEGAALMVIETEEHAKARGANILARIMGASITSDGYHIVAPDPDGQSAGRAMTRAIQAAGLTPGDISHVNAHATGTTVGDVAEGHAINLALGPHGGNAAVYAPKAALGHSVGAVGAVESILTVMALREQIVPPTRNMENLDPEIDLDVVAGEPRPGNYEYAINNSFGFGGHNVAIVFGRY; encoded by the coding sequence ATGTCAACGCTGGCAACGGGAAAGGGTCTCCCCAACGTCGTCGTCACCGGCTACGCCATGACGACGGCTTTGGCCGCGGACGGGGAGAACACCTGGAAGAAGCTACTGGACGGCCAGAGCGGCATTCGCAAGCTCACCGATTCATTCGTCGAGGAGTATGACCTGCCGGTTCGCATCGGCGGGCATCTCGTCGAGACCCCGGAGTCGTTCGACGAAGGGCTGAACCGGACCGAGCTGCGTCGGCTTTCCTACCTGCAGAAGATGGCTTTGGTGCTGAGCCGGCGTGCGTGGGAGCACGCCGGTTCACCCGAAGTCGACACTCGGCGCCTCATGGTGTCGATCGGTACCGGGATGGGTTCCAGCGAGGAGCTCGTCTGGGCCTATGACGGCATGCGCGAACGCGGCCTCAAGGCGGTCTCGCCGTTGGTCGTGCAGAAGTACATGCCCAATGGAGCGGCCGCTGCGGTCGGTCTGGATCGTCAGGCCAAGGCCGGGGTGATCACCCCGATCTCGGCCTGTGCATCCGGCTCCGAAGGCATCGCCCATGCCTGGCAGCAGATCGTGCTCGGCGAGGCCGACATGGCGATCTGCGGTGGGGTGGAGACCCGGATCGAAGCCGTGCCGATCGCCGGGTTCGCCCAGATGCGCATCGTGCTGTCCACCAGCAATGACGACCCGGAGGGCGCGTGCCGCCCATTCGACCGCGACCGCAACGGGTTCGTGTTCGGTGAGGGCGCCGCACTGATGGTGATCGAGACCGAGGAGCACGCCAAGGCGCGCGGGGCCAACATCCTCGCCCGCATCATGGGTGCCTCGATCACCTCCGACGGCTACCACATCGTCGCGCCGGACCCCGACGGCCAAAGCGCGGGTCGGGCCATGACGCGGGCGATCCAGGCCGCCGGCCTGACACCCGGCGACATCAGCCACGTCAATGCGCACGCCACCGGAACCACGGTGGGTGACGTGGCAGAAGGCCACGCCATCAACCTCGCGTTGGGTCCGCATGGCGGCAACGCCGCTGTGTACGCGCCCAAGGCGGCACTCGGCCACTCGGTCGGTGCGGTCGGCGCGGTCGAGTCCATCCTGACGGTGATGGCTCTGCGTGAACAGATCGTCCCGCCGACTCGGAACATGGAGAACCTCGATCCCGAGATCGACCTGGATGTGGTGGCGGGCGAACCGCGACCTGGCAACTACGAGTACGCGATCAACAACTCATTCGGGTTCGGCGGGCACAACGTCGCCATCGTCTTCGGTCGGTACTGA
- the aceE gene encoding pyruvate dehydrogenase (acetyl-transferring), homodimeric type, protein MTTEAVDQDQAKKPSSTTESDRVRVIREGVASYLPDIDSDETSEWLESFDELLARSGPARARYLMLRLLERAGEQRVAIPALTSTDYVNTIPTELEPWFPGDEETERRYRSWIRWNAAVMVHRAQRPGVGVGGHISTYASSSTLYEVGFNHFFRGKDHPGGGDQVFIQGHASPGIYARAFLEGRLSTHDLDGFRQEHSHPGGGLPSYPHPRLMPDFWEFPTVSMGLGPMNAIYQARFNHYLHDRGIKDTSDQHVWCFLGDGEMDEPESRGLLHVGALEGLDNLTFVVNCNLQRLDGPVRGNGKIIQELESFFRGAGWNVIKVVWGREWDALLHADRDGALVNLMNVTPDGDYQTYKANDGGYVREHFFGRDPRTKALVENLSDQDIWHLKRGGHDYRKVHAAYRAAVEHKGQPTVILAKTIKGYSLGSYFAGRNATHQMKKFRLQDLKDFRDEMRIPIPDSELEENPYLPPYYHPGENAPEIRYLLDRRRALGGFVPHRRTQAKTVELPGSQAYAAVKKGSGNQEVATTMATVRVFKELLRDKQLGPRLVPIIPDEARTFGMDSWFPSLKIYNRNGQLYTSVDADLMLAYKESEVGQILHEGINEAGSTASFTAVGTSYATHDEPMVPIYIFYSMFGFQRTGDGLWAAADQMARGFVLGATAGRTTLTGEGLQHADGHSLLLASTNPAVVSYDPAFAYEVAHIIESGLHRMYGPDPENVYFYVTLYNEPYVQPAEPDGFDPDGLLRGIYRFRKAAEARSQTAQILASGVAVPEALRAADMLAADWDVAADVWSVTSWGELNRDGVAIERERLRHPERPAAVPYVTQALADATGPVVAVSDWMRAVPEQIRQWVPGNYVTLGTDGFGFSDTRPAARRYFNTDAESVVVAVLAALGRDGVIDPSVAVTAATQYQIDDVLAAPEQTSDSGVA, encoded by the coding sequence TTGACCACTGAGGCCGTAGATCAGGATCAGGCCAAAAAGCCAAGCAGCACAACCGAATCCGACCGGGTCCGGGTGATCCGCGAGGGGGTGGCGTCCTACCTTCCCGACATCGACTCCGACGAGACCTCCGAATGGCTGGAGTCCTTCGACGAACTGCTGGCCCGCTCCGGTCCGGCCCGCGCCCGCTACCTGATGTTGCGTTTGCTCGAGCGCGCCGGCGAGCAGCGGGTGGCGATCCCCGCGCTCACCTCCACCGACTACGTCAACACCATCCCGACCGAACTGGAGCCCTGGTTCCCCGGCGACGAGGAAACCGAGCGCCGCTACCGCAGCTGGATCCGCTGGAACGCCGCGGTGATGGTGCACCGCGCGCAGCGCCCCGGAGTGGGAGTCGGCGGACACATCTCGACCTACGCGTCGTCGTCGACGCTCTATGAGGTCGGCTTCAACCACTTCTTCCGAGGCAAGGACCATCCCGGCGGCGGCGACCAGGTGTTCATCCAGGGCCACGCCTCCCCCGGCATCTACGCGCGCGCCTTCCTCGAAGGCCGGCTGAGCACCCACGACCTCGACGGATTCCGTCAGGAGCACAGCCACCCGGGCGGCGGGCTGCCGTCCTACCCGCATCCGCGGCTGATGCCCGACTTCTGGGAATTCCCCACGGTGTCGATGGGCCTGGGCCCGATGAACGCCATCTACCAGGCCCGGTTCAACCACTATCTGCACGACCGTGGCATCAAGGACACCTCCGATCAGCACGTGTGGTGCTTCTTGGGTGACGGCGAGATGGACGAGCCGGAGAGCCGCGGGCTGCTGCACGTCGGCGCGCTGGAGGGTCTGGACAACCTGACGTTCGTGGTCAACTGCAACCTGCAGCGCCTGGACGGCCCGGTGCGCGGCAACGGCAAGATCATCCAGGAGCTGGAATCGTTCTTCCGGGGCGCGGGTTGGAACGTGATCAAGGTGGTGTGGGGCCGCGAGTGGGATGCCCTGCTGCACGCCGACCGCGACGGCGCCCTGGTCAACCTGATGAACGTCACCCCCGACGGCGACTACCAGACCTACAAGGCCAACGACGGCGGCTACGTGCGGGAGCACTTCTTCGGCCGCGACCCGCGCACCAAGGCGCTGGTGGAGAACCTGTCCGATCAGGACATCTGGCACCTCAAGCGCGGCGGGCACGACTACCGCAAGGTCCACGCCGCCTACCGCGCGGCCGTCGAACACAAGGGCCAACCCACCGTCATCCTGGCCAAGACCATCAAGGGCTACAGCCTGGGCAGCTACTTCGCCGGGCGCAACGCCACCCACCAGATGAAGAAGTTCCGGCTGCAAGACCTCAAGGACTTCCGCGACGAGATGCGGATTCCGATCCCGGACTCCGAACTCGAGGAGAACCCGTACCTGCCGCCGTACTACCACCCCGGCGAGAACGCCCCCGAGATCCGTTACCTGCTGGATCGGCGCCGCGCCCTGGGCGGCTTCGTGCCGCATCGCCGCACCCAGGCCAAGACGGTGGAGCTGCCGGGCTCGCAGGCCTACGCGGCGGTTAAGAAGGGTTCGGGCAACCAGGAGGTCGCCACCACCATGGCGACCGTGCGGGTGTTCAAAGAGTTGTTGCGAGACAAGCAGTTAGGCCCGCGCCTGGTGCCGATCATCCCCGATGAGGCGCGCACGTTCGGGATGGACTCGTGGTTCCCGTCCTTGAAGATCTACAACCGCAACGGCCAGCTCTACACCTCGGTGGATGCCGACCTGATGCTGGCCTACAAGGAAAGCGAAGTCGGCCAGATCCTGCACGAGGGCATCAACGAAGCCGGCTCGACGGCCTCGTTCACCGCGGTCGGGACGTCGTATGCGACCCACGACGAGCCGATGGTGCCGATCTACATCTTCTATTCGATGTTCGGCTTCCAGCGCACCGGCGACGGCCTGTGGGCGGCCGCCGATCAGATGGCACGCGGCTTCGTGCTGGGGGCCACCGCGGGACGCACCACCCTGACCGGTGAGGGGCTGCAGCACGCCGACGGCCACTCACTGCTGTTGGCCTCCACCAACCCGGCAGTGGTCTCCTACGATCCCGCGTTCGCCTACGAGGTCGCCCACATCATCGAAAGCGGCCTGCACCGGATGTACGGCCCGGACCCGGAGAACGTGTACTTCTACGTCACGCTCTACAACGAGCCCTACGTGCAGCCGGCCGAGCCGGACGGTTTCGACCCCGATGGTCTGCTGCGCGGCATCTACCGTTTCCGCAAGGCCGCCGAAGCGCGGTCGCAGACCGCGCAGATCCTGGCCTCGGGGGTGGCGGTGCCCGAGGCGCTGCGGGCCGCCGACATGTTGGCCGCCGACTGGGATGTGGCCGCCGACGTATGGTCGGTGACCAGCTGGGGTGAGCTCAACCGGGACGGTGTCGCCATCGAGCGCGAGCGACTGCGGCACCCCGAGCGCCCGGCCGCGGTGCCGTATGTGACACAGGCGCTGGCGGACGCCACCGGCCCGGTCGTCGCGGTGTCGGACTGGATGCGTGCGGTGCCCGAGCAGATCCGGCAGTGGGTGCCCGGTAACTACGTCACCCTGGGCACCGACGGGTTCGGATTCTCCGACACCCGACCGGCCGCGCGGCGCTACTTCAACACCGACGCCGAGTCGGTCGTGGTGGCGGTACTGGCGGCGCTGGGCCGCGACGGGGTCATCGACCCGTCCGTGGCGGTGACTGCGGCGACGCAGTACCAGATCGACGACGTGTTGGCGGCCCCCGAGCAGACGTCGGATTCCGGGGTGGCCTAG